ATCGTAAAAGAATGCACTGAGGGAATCGTAAAGTACTCTCCCAATTGTACAATCATCGTTGTATCAAACCCACTAGATGCGATGGCCTTTGTAGCAAAAAAAGTTTCAGGCTTTCCTCGTAGTCGCATTATCGGTATGGCAGGGGTTCTCGATGGAGCACGGTTTCGTTCATTCATCGCTGAAGAACTAAATGTAAGTGTTAAAGACGTTCAAGCGTTTGTACTTGGCGGACACGGCGATACGATGGTCCCGATGCCACGTCACTGTTCTGTCGGTGGAGTTCCTCTTACTGAAATGCTTTCTAAAGAAAAACTCGATGCACTTCTCACTCGCACACGTAACGGCGGAGCAGAAATCGTAAATTTACTGAAAACAGGAAGTGCTTACTACGCACCCTCTGCAAGTGCAGTTCAAATGGCTGAAAGTATTATCAAGGATCAAAAAAGAATATTACCATGCGCTGTTCATCTTGAAGGTGAGTACGGTGTAAATGGTTTATTTATTGGCGTATTAGCAAAACTAGGCGCTGAGGGTATGGAAAAAGTAATTGAAGTAAAACTTAACGATGAAGAACGTGCAGGACTCAACAAGAGTATCGCTGCAGTTCAAGAACTCGTTACGGCTTTGAAATTATAATTCAAACATTCATGTTGAGACTTTAAAGCAGCAACAAAGGAACCCAATGAATATTCATGAGTATCAAGCAAAAGTACTTCTTTCGCGCATGGGTGTTAAAACCCCTCAAGGCAAAGTGGCTTTTACAGTAGACGAAGCCATCGCAAATGCAAAAGCAATCGGTGGAAATGTTTGGGTCGTCAAAGCTCAAATTCATGCTGGGGGTCGAGGCAAAGGCGGCGGCGTAAAAGTTGTGAAATCAATTGCTGAAGTTGAAGCTGCTGCGGCTCAACTCTTAGGAATGCAACTCATTACTCATCAAACTGGCCCTGAAGGTAAAAAAGTTTTAAAAGTTCTTGTAGAAGAAGGCTGTAAAATTAAAAAAGAATATTACGTTGGCTGCGTTGTTGATCGTGTGTCTTCAAGAATAGTTATGATGGCCTCTTCTGAAGGTGGCGTTGAAATCGAAAAAGTTGCTGAAGAGCATCCCGATAAGATTTTTAAAGAAATTATTGATCCCACAGTTGGTTTAGGGGCGTATCAAGCTCGAAAATTAGCATTTCAAATTGGAATACACCCTGAGGCCATCAATAAGGCTGTGAAATTTTTCTCAGCTCTTTACGAAGCATTTGTGAAGTTTGACTGTTCAATCGCTGAAATAAATCCGTTAATTGAAACTGAAGACAAAGACATTATGGCTCTCGATGCCAAACTTAATTTCGATGACAACGCATTATTTCGACACCCCGACATTTTAGAGCTTCGTGATCTCACCGAAGAAAACCCAAATGAGATTGAAGCAAGCAAGTTTGGATTAAGCTATATCAGTCTCGACGGCAACATTGGTTGCTTAGTAAATGGCGCAGGCCTTGCGATGGCTACCATGGATATTATTAAACTTGCTGGTGGCGAACCTGCAAATTTTCTCGACGTCGGTGGCGGTGCAGATAAAACAAAAGTTACAGCTGCTTTTAAAATTATTCTGTCTGATCCAAACGTAAAAGCGATTTTAGTTAATATCTTTGGTGGAATCATGAAATGCGACATCATTGCTGATGGGGTTATCGCCGCAGCAAAAGAAGTTGGTCTTAAAGTTCCGCTGGTAGTTCGACTTGAGGGTACCAATGCCGAAAAGGGCAAAGAAATTTTAAAAAACTCAGGCCTCAAAATCGAATCTGCAGATGGAATGGGTGATGCAGCAAAAAAAGTTGTTGCTGCCGCAAAAGCCAGTGGAGGCAAGTCATGAGTATCTTTATAAATAAAAATACAAAAGTAATATGCCAAGGCCTCACAGGTAGCCAAGGAACGTTTCACACAAAACAAGCAATTGAATACGGAACAAAAATGGTTGGGGGCGTAACTCCAGGTAAGGGTGGCACCACACATGAAGGCTTGCCAGTGTTTGATACTGTTGGTGACGCTGTTTTAAAAACAGGCGCAAACGCTAGTGTGATTTATGTTCCACCACCATTTGCAGCTGACGCGATTATGGAAGCTGTTGACGCAAAATTAGAACTCGTCGTGTGCATTACTGAAGGCATACCCGTTAATGACATGATTAAAGTAAAGCGCTTCATGCAAGGCAGAAAAACGCGCCTTGTTGGCCCCAACTGCCCCGGAGTTATTACTCCAGGAGAATGCAAAATCGGAATTATGCCCGGGCACATTCATTTGGCAGGTCGCATTGGCGTCCTTTCACGCTCAGGTACTTTGACCTACGAAGCCGTGGGTCAACTTACTAAACTTGGTATTGGCCAAAGCACATGCGTTGGCATCGGTGGAGACCCCGTGAACGGCACAAATTTTATTGATGTCCTTGAACAATTTGCCGCTGACCCAGGAACAGATGCCGTAATCATGATTGGTGAAATCGGCGGTTCAGCTGAAGAAGAAGCCGCTCAATGGATTAAATCAAACATGAAAAAACCCGTTGTTTGCTTCATTGCAGGTTCAACCGCACCCGCCGGCAAACGCATGGGTCACGCAGGAGCAATTATTAGTGGCGGCAAAGGAACAGCTGAAGAAAAATTCGCAGCTCTTCAAAGTGCCGGCTGTAAAATCGCCCGCAGCCCCGCTGAACTCGGCTCTACTTTAAAATCAGTTATCTAAATAATTTCTGATCGATATTTGATTCGAAACCAAATGGATCTACGAATGTGTAACTTCTCGTCGAGGTGACGAAAATCACCCTTACATATAGAACAAATCTATATATTGTATAGATATCAAGGAGTGGTTACGTTAGTAAGATTTGAATGGGATGAAAAGAAGAATAAATCAAATCGCCGGAAACGTGGAGTTTGGTTTGAAGAGGCGACCCATGTATTCGGTGATCCTTATCACCGCTTCTTTTTAGATAAAGACCACTCAGACCATGAAGATAGATATATCGTTATTGGTTATGGGGCTGAGAACAGATTACTTGTTGTAATCCATGTTTATTGTAACGCCACTGAGATCGTGAGAATTGTGTCCGCTCGTAGAGCAACAAAAAAAGAGAGGCTATATTATGAAGAAGGAATATAATTTTTCAAAAATGAAAGAAGCAGCTAATCCTCTTAAAGGCAAGAAGATTGGTGTTGGCATTAATTTGAGTCCTACGGTTATTGATTATTTCAAAAAGATGAGCGAAGAAACAGCAATTCCTTATCAAAAACTTATCGATATGTATCTTTTGGATTGTGTGCAAAAAAAGAAGAAGCTCAAGTTAGATTGGGCTGGGTAATATGTTGCTACCGAAAGTAATAGTTTCTGACTTCTATTTGAATCGAAATACAAAGTGAAAACGAGTACCACAAGATTACACCTATGGAGTTAGGCTTCTATTAGATGCCTAACTCCATAGGGCGATGATTTCTGACTTTATTCTGACTTTATAAAGAGTGACCTCAAGTAGGTCATAGTTGTCTAAATCGTGGCCAGGCTTAACCTAGACCTGCCCCCAAGCGTACTTACAACCCCTTAATAATTCTCATGTATTTTCTTGTCACATTGCTCTCAGGACGGCTTTTCAGCTGGTACTAATTATGCAATTAAAGTGGTTCAAGGTCGCTGCGGGCGTGCTATAAAGCAGGCGTAAACTCTAAGGTGGGCGTGGATATGACGAACTTAAACATATTTGATTGGACCGCAAGCATTAGCGAAAACTTGCGTCGCACCATTGATAAAAATCCCAAGAAAAATGTTGAGCTCACAGTTATTCTTGAAGTTCCATGTCTTCATGGCCTTCATGATGCCAAAGATTTTCGTGAACATTTTTTTGAAATTAAAACCAATAATGATCTCTGGAAAACTCAAGTTTTTAATCTTGAAGTTTTATCATACAATTTTGTTCCTGATGAAAACGACACTTCAAAAATACCTTCGGGCGTTTTATTTATTAAGGTTAAAGGTTCAGTAAAAAATATTTTTAAAGCGGTTAAAGAAGTACGCTTCTTAGATGA
This genomic stretch from Oligoflexia bacterium harbors:
- the sucD gene encoding succinate--CoA ligase subunit alpha, which gives rise to MSIFINKNTKVICQGLTGSQGTFHTKQAIEYGTKMVGGVTPGKGGTTHEGLPVFDTVGDAVLKTGANASVIYVPPPFAADAIMEAVDAKLELVVCITEGIPVNDMIKVKRFMQGRKTRLVGPNCPGVITPGECKIGIMPGHIHLAGRIGVLSRSGTLTYEAVGQLTKLGIGQSTCVGIGGDPVNGTNFIDVLEQFAADPGTDAVIMIGEIGGSAEEEAAQWIKSNMKKPVVCFIAGSTAPAGKRMGHAGAIISGGKGTAEEKFAALQSAGCKIARSPAELGSTLKSVI
- the sucC gene encoding ADP-forming succinate--CoA ligase subunit beta; translation: MNIHEYQAKVLLSRMGVKTPQGKVAFTVDEAIANAKAIGGNVWVVKAQIHAGGRGKGGGVKVVKSIAEVEAAAAQLLGMQLITHQTGPEGKKVLKVLVEEGCKIKKEYYVGCVVDRVSSRIVMMASSEGGVEIEKVAEEHPDKIFKEIIDPTVGLGAYQARKLAFQIGIHPEAINKAVKFFSALYEAFVKFDCSIAEINPLIETEDKDIMALDAKLNFDDNALFRHPDILELRDLTEENPNEIEASKFGLSYISLDGNIGCLVNGAGLAMATMDIIKLAGGEPANFLDVGGGADKTKVTAAFKIILSDPNVKAILVNIFGGIMKCDIIADGVIAAAKEVGLKVPLVVRLEGTNAEKGKEILKNSGLKIESADGMGDAAKKVVAAAKASGGKS
- the mdh gene encoding malate dehydrogenase, whose product is MANKRAKITVVGAGFVGSTAAHWAAAKELGDVVLIDINEGVAKGKALDLFEASPVEQFDSRVIGTSDYKDTANSDVVILTAGIPRKPGMSRDDLLATNSKIVKECTEGIVKYSPNCTIIVVSNPLDAMAFVAKKVSGFPRSRIIGMAGVLDGARFRSFIAEELNVSVKDVQAFVLGGHGDTMVPMPRHCSVGGVPLTEMLSKEKLDALLTRTRNGGAEIVNLLKTGSAYYAPSASAVQMAESIIKDQKRILPCAVHLEGEYGVNGLFIGVLAKLGAEGMEKVIEVKLNDEERAGLNKSIAAVQELVTALKL
- a CDS encoding BrnT family toxin; its protein translation is MVTLVRFEWDEKKNKSNRRKRGVWFEEATHVFGDPYHRFFLDKDHSDHEDRYIVIGYGAENRLLVVIHVYCNATEIVRIVSARRATKKERLYYEEGI
- a CDS encoding antitoxin, yielding MKKEYNFSKMKEAANPLKGKKIGVGINLSPTVIDYFKKMSEETAIPYQKLIDMYLLDCVQKKKKLKLDWAG